Proteins from a single region of Paenibacillus sp. BIHB 4019:
- a CDS encoding SDR family NAD(P)-dependent oxidoreductase, whose product MKTYLVFGASKGLGDAFVRGVPEQGDKVWVVSRSKPESLDLNDGINRIWIQADLSELNAAARVTDKLANETVDVLIYNVGIWEREGFEEHYTFDKDEPADISRLIHVNITSAIVCIQAVLPHIRQSAVGKIILIGSTAGLNNSNSTQVSFVASKFAIRGITEALREHTRKDGIAVTCINPGELAAEIPYEEGSERALAAYNGTRIPLQDMVALVKCVVSLSKAACVKEINIPALTDLNT is encoded by the coding sequence ATGAAAACCTATCTTGTGTTCGGCGCCAGCAAAGGGCTCGGAGATGCATTCGTCAGAGGAGTGCCAGAGCAAGGCGATAAAGTATGGGTCGTATCTCGAAGCAAGCCTGAAAGTCTGGACCTGAATGATGGTATAAACCGAATATGGATACAAGCAGATCTGTCTGAGCTGAATGCTGCTGCACGGGTCACCGATAAGCTGGCAAACGAAACAGTGGACGTTCTCATTTACAATGTGGGAATCTGGGAAAGGGAAGGCTTTGAAGAGCATTATACATTTGATAAAGATGAGCCAGCTGATATAAGCCGGCTAATTCATGTAAATATTACTTCGGCCATTGTATGCATTCAGGCAGTCTTGCCTCATATCAGGCAATCGGCCGTTGGTAAAATCATTCTTATTGGCTCAACAGCTGGTCTTAACAATTCAAATAGCACACAGGTCTCTTTTGTCGCCTCCAAATTCGCCATTCGTGGAATTACAGAGGCTCTGAGAGAACACACAAGAAAGGACGGTATTGCCGTTACTTGTATCAACCCGGGTGAACTGGCAGCTGAAATTCCTTATGAAGAAGGAAGCGAGCGGGCCCTTGCCGCCTATAATGGGACACGAATTCCACTTCAGGATATGGTGGCTCTAGTAAAATGCGTAGTCAGTCTGTCCAAAGCAGCGTGTGTGAAAGAAATCAACATTCCGGCATTAACGGATTTGAACACCTGA
- a CDS encoding helix-turn-helix domain-containing protein: MQGDRGSTNHFTKERIEMAVQLWSRSSISLIDVRYKLIHPDAPMLNYKLPTSTLVYTHGGTASIELDRIFYQAGRFGIFHGGKGTELSIHPADTSLEMYMAMYKSETAPFYKRELHRLLEQINPFIQVYGFSPENPVFFMEKCRSMYDHWNRQSAQNHFYAKITLYQLIYEIYKELEQGHIRYFEPDYVELVKQYLNQNHTEPVSIERLAEMLPISRSLLSKLFRKREQKSLQAYLNEKRLEAAKRYLQQPNITIQEVAIGCGFTDELNLNRMFKKYVQMTPSDYRRKMIDKFTKNDMDNDSHCLYNERELDRIAKTTRDGELSMFGQTIRKEIILSAAVSLMLLLSACTSTAPTNTSSPSSAPAQSQAQAASSAEAKETDTVAQTRVVKTEHGDVEVPADPQRIVYLVGNNVGDILPFGKTVVGVDKYGDPSERPEEWKQQWGQFVSDVKVVPGDDLEAIMALDPDLIIGSPTWSSSSIEQLSKIAPTIFYNEMAALEERITFFGEVFGMPERASELIAQYAAKVETAKQHLIDAGLYNKKIAFLQGVEDGTPGLQGDKTRGIIYEDLGMHAPEKIEKEFFNRGNPKSEGYYSPISLEVIDQYLNEAEIIAYTNFDPTVEGLEEKLSSVNIWKTIPAVREKNIMFYSVSNTLNDYDYASRMVSLDTFVNALLELPLAQ; the protein is encoded by the coding sequence ATGCAAGGAGATAGGGGATCGACCAACCATTTTACAAAAGAGAGGATTGAAATGGCTGTTCAGCTATGGTCGCGCTCCTCCATTTCATTAATAGATGTTCGTTACAAGCTGATTCATCCCGATGCACCGATGCTGAACTATAAGCTGCCGACCAGTACGCTCGTATATACCCACGGGGGGACGGCTAGCATAGAACTGGATCGTATCTTCTATCAAGCTGGGAGATTTGGTATTTTCCATGGGGGAAAAGGAACAGAGCTATCCATTCATCCTGCCGACACCAGTTTGGAAATGTACATGGCGATGTATAAATCGGAAACGGCCCCATTTTACAAAAGAGAGCTGCACCGTCTGTTAGAACAGATCAATCCGTTTATACAAGTGTACGGGTTCTCACCGGAAAATCCCGTTTTTTTCATGGAGAAATGTCGGAGCATGTATGACCACTGGAATCGGCAGTCTGCACAAAACCATTTTTATGCAAAAATTACGCTTTATCAGCTTATCTATGAAATATACAAGGAATTGGAACAAGGACATATTCGTTATTTTGAGCCTGATTATGTGGAGCTGGTCAAGCAATATTTGAATCAAAATCACACCGAGCCAGTGTCTATTGAACGATTGGCGGAAATGCTTCCTATTAGCAGGAGCCTTCTAAGCAAGCTGTTTAGAAAACGCGAACAGAAAAGCTTACAGGCCTATTTGAATGAGAAAAGACTTGAGGCAGCCAAGCGTTATTTGCAACAACCCAATATAACGATTCAAGAGGTTGCGATCGGATGCGGTTTTACAGATGAATTGAATTTGAACCGCATGTTTAAAAAGTATGTTCAAATGACGCCAAGCGATTATAGAAGAAAAATGATTGATAAGTTTACCAAAAATGATATGGATAACGATTCTCACTGTCTCTACAATGAGAGAGAACTAGACAGAATAGCCAAAACTACAAGAGATGGGGAGTTATCCATGTTTGGACAGACAATAAGGAAGGAAATAATTTTATCTGCTGCAGTAAGCCTCATGCTGCTTTTGTCGGCATGCACGTCGACTGCACCAACGAATACAAGTTCTCCAAGCTCGGCACCGGCACAGTCGCAAGCTCAAGCAGCGTCAAGTGCAGAAGCGAAGGAGACAGATACAGTGGCACAAACACGAGTTGTCAAAACAGAGCATGGAGACGTTGAGGTTCCTGCTGATCCCCAGCGGATTGTATATTTGGTAGGTAATAATGTCGGAGATATTTTGCCTTTCGGAAAGACCGTAGTTGGCGTTGATAAATACGGCGATCCATCGGAGCGGCCAGAAGAATGGAAACAACAATGGGGACAGTTCGTCTCCGATGTGAAAGTGGTTCCAGGAGATGATTTGGAAGCTATTATGGCGCTTGATCCCGATCTTATTATTGGTTCTCCAACGTGGTCATCCTCCTCGATTGAGCAATTAAGCAAAATCGCCCCTACGATTTTCTATAATGAAATGGCTGCTTTGGAAGAGCGGATAACTTTCTTTGGTGAAGTATTTGGAATGCCTGAGCGGGCCAGCGAACTGATCGCACAATATGCGGCTAAAGTCGAAACCGCAAAGCAGCATCTCATTGATGCGGGACTTTATAATAAAAAAATTGCGTTTTTACAAGGAGTGGAGGATGGTACCCCAGGCTTGCAGGGTGATAAAACGAGGGGGATTATCTATGAGGACTTGGGAATGCATGCGCCTGAAAAGATTGAGAAAGAGTTTTTCAACAGAGGGAATCCGAAATCGGAGGGCTATTATTCGCCAATCTCCTTAGAAGTTATTGATCAATACTTGAACGAAGCGGAGATTATTGCCTATACGAATTTTGATCCAACTGTAGAAGGTCTGGAGGAAAAGCTCTCCTCGGTTAATATATGGAAGACTATTCCGGCAGTGCGGGAAAAGAATATAATGTTTTATTCTGTGAGCAACACTCTAAATGATTATGATTATGCCAGCCGAATGGTTTCGTTAGATACTTTCGTCAATGCCTTGTTGGAGCTGCCGCTTGCACAATAA